Proteins from one Malania oleifera isolate guangnan ecotype guangnan chromosome 4, ASM2987363v1, whole genome shotgun sequence genomic window:
- the LOC131153793 gene encoding uncharacterized protein LOC131153793 has protein sequence MDPIKFVFKKPVVTGRVARWQMLLTEYDITYMTRKAIKGSIIVKYLADKSMDDYQPMEFDFPNKDIDSISQEEEDYEGWTMLFDGVVNMWGHGIAPILISPERRHYPIVAKLTFPCTNNIAKYEACILGLQAAIDRDIKELVVKGDSALVVHQVTGEWETWIPN, from the coding sequence ATGGACCCAATCAAGTTCGTCTTCAAAAAGCCCGTAGTAACAGGACGGGTTGCGCGGTGGCAAATGTTGTTGACTGAATATGATATCACCTATATGACTCGAAAAGCTATTAAAGGAAGCATCATTGTTAAGTATCTGGCAGATAAATCTATGGACGATTACCAGCCTATGGAGTTTGACTTCCCAAATAAGGATATTGATTCGATaagccaagaagaagaagattacgAAGGATGGACGATGTTATTTGATGGGGTGGTCAATATGTGGGGACATGGAATAGCACCCATACTCATATCACCAGAAAGAAGACATTATCCGATTGTAGCCAAGCTGACTTTTCCTTGCACCAATAACATAGCGAAATACGAAGCATGTATATTGGGTTTACAAGCTGCCATAGACCGAGATATCAAAGAATTAGTCGTGAAGGGAGACTCAGCCTTGGTCGTTCATCAAGTGACAGGAGAATGGGAAACCTGGATTCCAAATTAG